A portion of the Cellulophaga algicola DSM 14237 genome contains these proteins:
- a CDS encoding MFS transporter — translation MSKNLSNSVLYLMSISSGLVVANLYYNQPLLHQMVVEFGVSESAISNVPLATQLGYAFGLLFIVPLGDKVSNKKIIQFDFALMVLSLIAASVSSTLYLLIISSFFIGFSSALPQLFVPMVAQLSDDKGRGRAIGIVMSGLLIGILGSRVLSGLIGKWFGWRSMFSAATVLMVLLFILLQYKLPKIKPNYKGSYSSLLKSIGHYFKTEPSLRLAALRGGLGFAGLSVFWTTFVFLMEDHFNYDSDIAGAFGVFGIVGALGATVVGKMNDKYDRKSMIIFSTLLLMISWVILFFSGYTLIGLALGVIIVDLGMQVLHITNQVTIFSRNPEARNRVNTVYMVGFFIGGALGTFLGAYAWQHYGWQGVSILGLLISLSILIVQFVFEPKTKITKKD, via the coding sequence ATGAGTAAAAATTTATCCAATTCCGTACTCTATTTAATGAGTATATCTTCTGGACTTGTTGTTGCCAACCTTTATTACAACCAACCTCTTTTACACCAAATGGTGGTAGAATTTGGAGTTAGTGAATCTGCTATTAGTAATGTACCATTAGCGACACAATTGGGGTACGCTTTTGGTTTGTTATTTATTGTTCCTTTGGGAGACAAGGTTTCCAATAAAAAAATAATACAGTTTGATTTTGCTTTAATGGTATTATCACTAATTGCCGCATCAGTATCAAGTACTTTATATCTGTTAATAATAAGTAGTTTTTTTATTGGTTTTTCATCAGCCTTACCACAATTGTTTGTGCCTATGGTTGCTCAATTATCCGACGATAAAGGACGAGGACGCGCTATTGGTATTGTAATGAGCGGATTGCTAATTGGAATTTTAGGGAGTCGTGTACTCAGTGGTCTTATAGGAAAATGGTTTGGGTGGCGCTCTATGTTTTCTGCTGCAACGGTACTCATGGTGTTGTTGTTTATTCTACTCCAATATAAACTACCGAAAATTAAACCCAATTATAAAGGAAGTTACAGCAGTTTATTAAAATCTATAGGACATTATTTTAAAACAGAACCTTCATTGCGATTAGCTGCTTTACGTGGTGGTCTTGGTTTTGCAGGACTAAGTGTCTTTTGGACCACCTTTGTTTTTTTGATGGAAGATCATTTTAATTACGATAGTGATATTGCTGGAGCTTTTGGTGTCTTTGGTATTGTTGGAGCCCTTGGCGCAACAGTAGTCGGTAAAATGAATGATAAATATGATAGAAAAAGTATGATTATTTTTTCTACTCTATTATTGATGATTTCTTGGGTCATTCTCTTTTTTTCAGGATACACTCTAATCGGTTTAGCCTTAGGGGTAATTATAGTAGATTTAGGGATGCAAGTATTACACATTACAAATCAAGTGACTATTTTTTCTAGGAATCCAGAAGCTAGAAACCGAGTGAATACAGTGTACATGGTCGGTTTTTTTATAGGTGGTGCTTTAGGTACTTTTTTAGGCGCTTACGCTTGGCAACACTATGGTTGGCAAGGTGTTTCTATTTTAGGCCTTCTAATATCTTTGAGTATTTTAATTGTTCAATTTGTTTTTGAACCCAAAACAAAAATTACAAAAAAAGACTGA
- a CDS encoding ankyrin repeat domain-containing protein, which yields MAKKRKTLPKIFEDLIKAKDIENLKKIFDTCEIEARGGYAKATALSTYYIPNELVRWLVEKGADIDAVDIYGCTALHRHASFHSGDITVFLELGATINAPNNNGETPLHYAAGGGFNSINVKKLLEHGATPNVLNKAGQTPFDYALKRANNINLIKLAEISKIFLEINATITQTMKDSIHQLGINFEFHRANFSKEFLPETDKALNTLYELFDVTPIHKRILHDGISIITVQHTTWQKQYEELWDFLIPSSGSAKTIQGEVVRISGKVRDEIYRNGGGNWDIDFKKMLAIFFDYLSIGISLPNDELKKTAILIKDIRKNGDAEIDDLNYLCELATKWVLLNPNPIVLEKPKYKR from the coding sequence ATGGCTAAAAAAAGAAAAACTCTTCCTAAAATTTTTGAAGATTTAATTAAGGCTAAAGATATAGAAAACCTTAAAAAAATATTTGATACGTGCGAAATTGAGGCCAGAGGTGGTTACGCTAAAGCTACCGCGCTTAGCACCTATTATATTCCTAATGAACTGGTTCGTTGGTTAGTAGAAAAAGGAGCAGATATAGATGCTGTAGATATTTATGGTTGTACAGCACTTCATAGACATGCAAGTTTTCACAGTGGTGATATTACCGTATTTTTAGAATTAGGAGCAACGATTAATGCACCAAACAATAACGGTGAGACCCCACTTCATTATGCCGCAGGAGGCGGATTTAATAGTATTAATGTAAAAAAATTACTTGAGCATGGTGCTACTCCAAATGTTTTGAATAAAGCTGGGCAAACGCCATTTGATTATGCGTTAAAAAGAGCAAATAATATCAACCTCATAAAATTAGCTGAAATCTCAAAGATATTTCTTGAAATAAATGCTACAATAACGCAGACGATGAAAGATTCTATTCATCAGTTAGGTATAAATTTTGAATTTCATAGAGCGAATTTTAGCAAAGAATTTCTACCTGAAACCGATAAAGCTTTAAACACACTTTATGAACTGTTTGATGTTACCCCTATTCATAAACGCATACTGCATGATGGCATTTCTATCATTACTGTTCAGCATACTACTTGGCAAAAGCAATATGAAGAATTATGGGATTTTTTAATTCCATCAAGCGGAAGTGCTAAAACAATACAAGGAGAAGTTGTTCGTATTTCGGGAAAAGTTAGGGATGAAATATATAGAAATGGTGGTGGAAATTGGGATATTGATTTTAAAAAAATGTTAGCCATCTTCTTCGACTATTTATCCATAGGTATTTCATTACCTAATGATGAACTTAAAAAAACAGCGATTCTTATAAAAGATATTCGTAAAAATGGAGATGCAGAGATTGATGATCTTAATTATTTATGTGAATTAGCCACAAAATGGGTATTACTTAATCCAAATCCAATTGTACTAGAGAAACCAAAGTATAAAAGGTAA
- a CDS encoding DapH/DapD/GlmU-related protein has protein sequence MEQKIAIKDFIATISEHFEAVQHLAPWDITNNLKAIIEEILPKLGADFTIADGIAIHKTTVIETGVTIKSPFIAMENCHLGANSYFREGVFLDRSVKIGPCSEIKSSIIGTKTAIAHLNYIGNSIIGEQVNFEAGSIAANHYNEREDKTIWVTYHDAIIATGVEKFGALVGDNSRIGANGVLSPGTILKKNAIVKRLELIEQLKQK, from the coding sequence ATGGAACAAAAAATAGCTATTAAGGATTTCATCGCTACTATTTCTGAACATTTTGAAGCAGTACAACACTTAGCTCCTTGGGATATAACGAATAACTTAAAAGCAATTATCGAGGAAATACTACCGAAATTAGGTGCGGATTTTACTATAGCAGACGGAATTGCTATTCATAAAACTACTGTTATAGAAACCGGTGTTACGATTAAAAGTCCATTTATTGCAATGGAAAACTGCCACCTGGGAGCAAACTCCTATTTTCGCGAGGGTGTTTTTTTAGATAGGTCTGTAAAAATAGGGCCATGTTCTGAAATAAAAAGTAGCATTATAGGTACTAAAACTGCCATAGCGCATTTAAATTATATTGGCAATAGCATCATAGGAGAACAGGTTAATTTTGAGGCAGGCTCCATTGCGGCTAACCATTATAATGAAAGAGAAGACAAAACAATTTGGGTTACCTATCATGATGCTATCATAGCTACTGGCGTCGAAAAATTCGGAGCATTAGTGGGCGATAATTCTAGAATTGGTGCAAACGGAGTTTTATCTCCCGGAACTATTCTTAAGAAAAACGCTATTGTAAAAAGATTAGAGCTCATTGAGCAACTGAAACAGAAATAA
- a CDS encoding alpha/beta hydrolase has product MKIYGISGLGADERVFNYLTLDQELVPIEWITPKKKESIVAYAKRLIKKYGIGEEPNFGILGVSFGGLIATEISKITNPKFTILISSIETRRELSVILKIVGRTKLISFVPKKLLNPPKAIAYYMFGTDQKELLASILDETDLNFTKWALRELLHWKNQTTVPNLIKIGGSKDKLLPPKGENTLVIKNGAHFMIVDKAEEISLLINDEIKKILRQNQ; this is encoded by the coding sequence ATGAAAATTTATGGAATTAGTGGACTTGGAGCAGATGAAAGGGTTTTTAACTACTTAACGCTTGACCAGGAATTAGTCCCCATTGAATGGATTACCCCTAAAAAAAAGGAATCTATTGTAGCCTATGCCAAACGGTTAATTAAAAAATATGGTATTGGAGAGGAGCCTAATTTTGGAATTTTAGGAGTAAGTTTTGGCGGACTTATAGCAACAGAGATTAGTAAAATAACGAATCCAAAATTTACAATTTTAATTTCTAGCATTGAGACTAGGAGAGAATTAAGTGTTATTCTAAAAATAGTTGGAAGAACCAAACTAATATCATTCGTCCCAAAAAAATTATTGAATCCACCTAAGGCCATTGCTTATTATATGTTCGGAACTGATCAGAAAGAGTTATTAGCGTCTATCCTTGATGAAACGGATTTGAACTTTACCAAATGGGCCCTTAGAGAATTGCTCCATTGGAAAAATCAAACGACAGTACCTAACTTAATTAAAATAGGAGGCTCAAAAGACAAACTACTTCCTCCAAAAGGAGAAAATACTCTTGTAATTAAAAATGGCGCGCATTTCATGATCGTTGACAAAGCAGAAGAGATTAGTCTCTTAATAAATGACGAAATAAAAAAAATACTACGCCAAAACCAATGA
- a CDS encoding T9SS type A sorting domain-containing protein, with the protein MKKVFLIIIIGFFAIPLFSNASKNESLPSASTVFATYTLSINATHGSVIKLINNEESTLTSFEEGETVRLITRPAAGYKFSHWTGDATGKRLIADVLMTSNKTVTAVFEKWVPAAGIPVPEFGIFETYRMYDAVANRNTALTYSQNAEGGYYTHYIDNTDPNATDSSNKYGTAAKPRISLPSATDTPEGSVIEFHGVTYERGHTVLKLTGTVAMPIFIRGASENERVEITSSAFYLNSEYVIMENLKMSLTVRSYTEKKAHHVAIRNFEAKTLSAVSYNEGASADNVVFYGNYVNRDQFDPADGDFDEDDGMGIGINGRSNGVWIIDNIITRAGGDAVGNGHAANYTAKNYYVGRNIMYTCGENAVDIKEVDKVIVSENVMFNYEGWSSGSDGAGVVMHYGPNVSPKNVWLINNEIFDCNSSAIQVGGDQVYDVYLIGNLIHDIHNASHTAKGYISWSSQKVYMINNTFYDLDNGINSNVNNANAALYAANNIISNISENGYHMSISGSSTMANSVFENNLFYQPDGAVKINWGSNSYNVAEFMTNTGKGAGSMEEDPLFIYPEKIDFRLQAASPAIDAGMVHATYQLFETNYGLSIKIDANGVIKPNAGSWDIGAYEFNSSSSDPTINTDELIALITSSQTAIAAVTIGDADGEYTKGVVAAANTAVAAAEASRDHATTQNEVDRATADLAAAMALFVTNSSNEGIYMYPNPVKDDLIVQNISDVINISIFSTSGSLIKSMATAGDTMTIDLSDLSTGVYFIKFHAMNGVSAKTIIKQ; encoded by the coding sequence ATGAAAAAAGTATTTTTAATCATTATAATAGGTTTTTTTGCTATACCCCTATTTTCAAATGCTAGTAAAAATGAATCTCTACCGTCCGCTTCAACTGTATTCGCAACATACACTCTTAGCATTAATGCTACACATGGCTCGGTTATAAAATTAATTAATAATGAGGAATCTACGCTAACATCTTTCGAGGAAGGAGAAACCGTAAGGCTAATTACCCGACCTGCTGCAGGATATAAATTTTCTCACTGGACCGGAGATGCTACAGGAAAAAGACTTATTGCAGATGTGCTTATGACCAGTAATAAAACAGTCACTGCTGTTTTTGAAAAATGGGTGCCCGCTGCTGGGATCCCTGTTCCTGAATTCGGAATTTTTGAAACCTATCGGATGTATGATGCTGTTGCGAATCGTAATACGGCACTTACCTATAGTCAGAATGCAGAAGGAGGCTATTATACCCATTACATAGACAATACAGACCCTAATGCTACCGATTCTAGTAATAAATATGGTACTGCCGCCAAACCGAGAATTTCCTTACCTAGTGCAACAGACACTCCTGAAGGATCAGTGATAGAATTTCATGGCGTTACCTATGAGAGAGGACATACGGTTCTTAAACTAACAGGTACAGTAGCAATGCCCATATTTATTCGAGGTGCATCAGAAAATGAACGGGTAGAAATTACGAGCAGTGCTTTTTATCTAAATAGTGAATATGTGATCATGGAGAATTTAAAAATGAGCTTAACGGTTCGTTCGTATACCGAAAAAAAAGCACACCATGTTGCTATTAGAAATTTTGAAGCAAAAACATTATCTGCAGTTTCTTACAATGAAGGTGCCTCTGCCGATAATGTAGTTTTTTATGGTAATTATGTTAATCGTGATCAATTTGATCCTGCAGACGGAGATTTTGACGAGGATGATGGTATGGGAATTGGTATCAATGGCCGCTCTAATGGGGTATGGATTATAGATAATATCATCACAAGAGCTGGTGGTGATGCTGTAGGAAATGGCCATGCAGCAAATTATACCGCAAAAAATTATTATGTGGGAAGAAATATAATGTATACCTGCGGAGAAAATGCTGTGGATATAAAAGAGGTAGATAAAGTAATTGTTTCAGAAAATGTAATGTTCAACTATGAAGGTTGGTCTTCTGGTAGTGACGGTGCTGGGGTAGTAATGCATTATGGACCTAACGTTTCGCCTAAAAATGTATGGTTGATTAACAATGAGATATTTGATTGTAATTCTTCCGCTATTCAAGTAGGTGGAGATCAAGTTTATGATGTCTATTTAATTGGAAACTTAATACATGATATTCATAACGCATCTCATACTGCCAAAGGGTATATTTCTTGGTCTAGTCAAAAAGTTTATATGATAAATAATACTTTTTACGATCTAGATAATGGAATAAATTCTAATGTTAATAATGCTAACGCAGCATTATATGCTGCTAACAATATTATTTCTAATATAAGTGAAAATGGCTATCATATGTCTATTAGCGGCTCATCTACTATGGCTAATTCGGTTTTTGAGAATAACCTTTTTTATCAGCCAGATGGTGCTGTTAAGATTAATTGGGGGTCTAACTCTTATAACGTAGCGGAGTTTATGACCAATACAGGCAAAGGTGCTGGGAGTATGGAAGAAGACCCGTTGTTTATCTACCCAGAAAAGATTGATTTTAGACTACAAGCAGCTTCACCCGCGATAGATGCTGGAATGGTACATGCTACGTACCAACTATTTGAAACTAATTATGGTTTGAGCATAAAAATTGATGCTAATGGGGTTATAAAACCAAATGCTGGTTCTTGGGATATTGGTGCTTATGAGTTTAATTCTTCCTCGAGTGATCCTACCATTAATACCGATGAACTTATCGCTCTTATTACTTCATCACAAACGGCAATTGCAGCGGTTACTATTGGTGATGCAGATGGCGAATATACAAAAGGCGTAGTAGCTGCAGCCAATACTGCAGTGGCAGCGGCCGAAGCATCACGTGATCATGCTACCACCCAAAACGAAGTAGATAGGGCTACTGCAGATCTTGCGGCAGCCATGGCTTTGTTTGTTACCAATAGTTCTAATGAAGGTATTTATATGTACCCAAATCCTGTAAAGGATGACTTAATAGTACAAAATATTTCTGATGTCATTAATATTTCAATATTCAGTACTTCGGGTAGTTTAATTAAAAGTATGGCTACGGCTGGTGATACAATGACGATAGATCTATCTGATTTGAGTACAGGCGTTTATTTTATTAAATTTCATGCGATGAATGGCGTAAGCGCAAAAACGATTATTAAACAGTAG
- a CDS encoding Fic/DOC family N-terminal domain-containing protein: protein MTKFNRNIPYNDLPVLPPKDSLETIRVLRKTIIASRALAQLNGMLTNLPNPILFLDTIHLQEAKARSEIENIITTNDDLYKSLVADKKNDNPATKEVISYKQALWNGLEDIEKHPFISTNLCIEIVQSIKKNTASIRTTPGIALKKCQRRNNLYPTHRSSCYQRENGQP, encoded by the coding sequence ATGACAAAATTCAATAGAAATATACCCTATAATGATCTTCCTGTGCTTCCTCCAAAGGATAGCTTAGAAACCATTAGAGTTTTACGTAAAACAATAATTGCAAGTAGAGCATTAGCACAATTAAATGGTATGCTCACTAATTTACCAAATCCAATTTTGTTTTTAGATACCATTCATTTACAAGAAGCCAAAGCAAGGTCTGAAATAGAGAACATTATTACGACCAATGATGATTTGTATAAATCATTAGTGGCAGACAAAAAAAATGATAACCCTGCTACAAAAGAAGTAATTAGCTATAAACAAGCTTTGTGGAATGGATTAGAAGATATAGAAAAACATCCTTTTATTTCTACAAACTTATGTATTGAAATAGTACAGAGTATAAAAAAAAATACGGCAAGCATAAGAACAACTCCTGGGATTGCATTAAAAAAATGCCAAAGGAGAAACAATTTATACCCCACCCACAGGAGCAGCTGTTATCAGAGAGAAAATGGCCAACCTTGA
- a CDS encoding Fic family protein — MANLEAFINVEDTIDPLIKMALMHYQFEAIHPFSDGNGRTGRILLLLYLKLAKLLDTPAIYLSEYIIKNKADYYKKLRGVTENNDWESWILYMLEMVEFTAKKGLQRLKDVTDLMQIMTTEIKETLPNVYTKELVEILFRLPYTKRQFLIDEKLGTPKTVGNYLIALEDAGFLISEKVGKEKLYLNHRLMAVLEAL, encoded by the coding sequence ATGGCCAACCTTGAAGCCTTTATAAACGTAGAAGATACTATAGATCCATTAATAAAAATGGCTTTAATGCATTATCAATTTGAGGCTATACACCCTTTTAGTGACGGTAATGGTAGAACGGGTCGTATCTTACTCCTACTTTATCTTAAGCTTGCAAAATTGCTTGATACTCCTGCTATATATTTAAGCGAGTATATCATAAAAAATAAAGCCGACTATTATAAGAAATTGCGTGGGGTTACTGAAAATAATGATTGGGAATCTTGGATACTCTATATGTTAGAAATGGTAGAATTCACTGCTAAAAAAGGATTACAACGTTTGAAAGATGTAACCGATTTGATGCAAATAATGACTACTGAAATAAAAGAAACCCTGCCGAATGTCTACACAAAAGAGCTTGTAGAAATATTATTTAGATTGCCCTATACCAAACGACAATTTTTAATTGATGAAAAACTAGGAACCCCAAAAACGGTCGGGAATTATTTGATAGCATTAGAAGATGCTGGATTTCTAATTTCTGAAAAGGTAGGTAAAGAGAAACTATACCTCAATCATAGACTAATGGCTGTTTTAGAAGCGCTATAA
- a CDS encoding PTS sugar transporter subunit IIB translates to MEKDPLTDSERKLCDTLKVLKVAVVAEIQQNAKRLENESYVERMVMRLVINQFKTAQKIDINTTDVRRINSSIVKEYRNEYNGNVA, encoded by the coding sequence ATGGAAAAAGACCCGTTAACCGATAGTGAACGCAAATTGTGTGACACTTTAAAAGTTCTAAAAGTAGCTGTAGTTGCAGAAATTCAGCAAAACGCTAAGCGTTTAGAAAACGAAAGTTATGTAGAAAGAATGGTAATGCGCTTGGTAATCAACCAATTTAAAACAGCGCAAAAAATAGACATTAATACTACCGACGTTAGGCGTATCAATAGTAGTATAGTTAAAGAATATAGGAACGAATACAACGGTAACGTTGCTTAA
- the rhuM gene encoding virulence protein RhuM/Fic/DOC family protein: MEIKNQIEIYQAQDGSTQINVQFEEEMVWLTQAQMAELFNKGRTTITEHINNIFKEGELMEDMVCRDFRHTTQHGAIKGKTQSKNVKYYNLDVIISVGYRVKSKQGTQFRIWATQTLKDHLVQGYTINQKRLEQKEQEVKLLKDGIHILTRTVSKAIEDKASDTIILETFAKGLSLLDDYDHEELDAKGLTTKEANYPSLNDYQEIINQMLTEFDSDVFGKEKDKSFESSVAQIGKGFGADDFYPSLEEKATMLLYFVVKNHSFVDGNKRIAAACFLKFLQQNSMLFNSEQQPIISNDTLASLTLFIASSKPEEMQMVTRLVISVLNRNK; encoded by the coding sequence ATGGAGATTAAAAATCAAATAGAAATTTATCAAGCTCAAGATGGCTCTACTCAAATTAATGTGCAATTTGAGGAAGAAATGGTTTGGCTTACACAAGCGCAAATGGCCGAACTCTTTAATAAAGGAAGGACGACCATAACAGAGCATATTAATAACATCTTTAAAGAAGGAGAGTTAATGGAAGATATGGTATGTCGGGATTTCCGACACACCACACAACATGGCGCTATTAAAGGAAAAACACAATCTAAAAACGTTAAATACTATAATTTAGATGTTATCATATCTGTGGGTTATAGAGTAAAGTCAAAACAAGGCACACAATTCCGTATTTGGGCAACTCAAACCTTAAAAGATCATTTGGTTCAAGGCTATACTATAAACCAAAAACGTTTAGAACAAAAGGAACAAGAGGTAAAGTTACTAAAAGACGGGATTCATATTCTAACCAGAACAGTAAGTAAAGCTATAGAAGATAAAGCATCAGACACTATAATTTTAGAAACCTTTGCTAAAGGTTTAAGCTTGTTAGATGATTATGATCATGAAGAGCTAGATGCTAAAGGTTTAACTACAAAAGAAGCCAATTACCCAAGTTTAAATGATTATCAGGAAATAATTAACCAAATGCTAACGGAGTTCGATTCGGATGTTTTTGGAAAAGAAAAAGATAAGAGTTTCGAGAGTTCCGTGGCGCAAATAGGAAAAGGGTTTGGAGCCGATGATTTTTACCCAAGTTTAGAAGAAAAAGCAACCATGCTTTTATATTTTGTAGTAAAAAACCACTCGTTTGTAGATGGCAACAAGCGTATCGCAGCGGCTTGTTTTTTAAAGTTTTTACAACAAAACAGCATGTTGTTTAATAGTGAGCAGCAACCCATAATTAGTAATGATACATTAGCCAGTTTAACATTATTCATAGCTTCTAGCAAACCAGAAGAAATGCAAATGGTAACACGTTTAGTAATTAGTGTTCTGAATAGAAATAAATAA
- a CDS encoding ATP-binding protein — MSIQTKIQQPEGRRLEFKEIMPTNADLAKTIVSFANDAGGELYIGIKNNPRNILGLAYNQLDIIENQISNIVNDQCTPTVLPEITFIEENGKHIIRVYIHKGSKPPYFITSKGKEKGTFIRVGSSNRLASTEIIQELERQGQHISFDSELYFNKNYEDLDIDSFEKVFKEKTNEILSPQIFKKLELVKEEQGQTLPTNALILLSEDKVRNQIFPNAKVECARFKGSIPGTFIDQKTIKTSIALQPEQAYQFVLRHISQGTEDYEGVYRNDRWEYPIIAIREVIRNAVIHRDYSLTGKDIKIAIFDDKLEITSPGKLLPTVDFNEMDAGQSDVRNKVLAPVFKRLGIIEQWGNGLQLIADNLKEYPDIELAWKEPGMAFRVSFVKKNYQSQLESQLELQQELQQELQQELQQELQQELQQESLYSKTLQIVAVKTSATKEIALALGQKSISGQLYQIINQLKESDLIAWTIPETPKSSKQQYKITKRGIAFLQLLSKK; from the coding sequence TTGAGTATTCAAACCAAAATACAACAACCAGAAGGTAGGCGTCTTGAATTTAAAGAGATTATGCCAACGAATGCCGATTTAGCAAAAACTATAGTTTCTTTTGCTAACGATGCAGGAGGCGAGTTATATATTGGAATAAAAAATAACCCAAGAAATATTTTAGGTTTAGCCTATAATCAGCTAGATATTATTGAAAATCAAATTAGTAATATTGTAAACGACCAATGTACACCAACTGTTTTACCAGAAATCACTTTTATAGAAGAGAACGGTAAGCATATTATTAGAGTGTATATCCATAAAGGTAGTAAACCTCCTTATTTTATAACGTCTAAAGGAAAAGAAAAAGGAACGTTTATTAGAGTGGGTTCTTCAAATAGATTGGCTAGTACCGAAATTATTCAAGAATTAGAAAGACAAGGACAGCATATTTCTTTTGATTCCGAATTATACTTCAATAAAAACTATGAAGATTTAGATATTGATAGTTTTGAAAAGGTGTTTAAAGAAAAAACAAACGAAATATTATCGCCTCAAATATTTAAAAAACTAGAACTTGTAAAAGAAGAACAAGGTCAAACATTACCAACTAATGCTTTAATATTATTGTCCGAAGATAAAGTTCGAAATCAAATTTTCCCTAATGCTAAAGTAGAATGTGCACGATTTAAAGGCAGTATTCCTGGAACTTTTATAGATCAAAAAACAATTAAGACAAGTATCGCTTTACAACCAGAGCAAGCGTACCAATTTGTACTACGTCATATTTCACAAGGAACAGAAGATTATGAAGGTGTTTATAGAAACGATCGTTGGGAATATCCTATTATAGCCATTAGAGAAGTGATTAGAAATGCAGTTATACATAGAGATTATTCGCTTACAGGAAAAGATATTAAAATTGCTATTTTTGATGACAAATTAGAAATTACCAGTCCAGGAAAATTATTACCTACGGTTGATTTTAACGAAATGGATGCAGGCCAATCAGATGTTAGAAACAAAGTGCTGGCACCTGTTTTTAAGCGCTTAGGTATTATTGAGCAATGGGGAAACGGTTTGCAATTAATAGCAGATAATTTAAAAGAATATCCAGATATAGAATTAGCTTGGAAAGAACCAGGAATGGCTTTTAGAGTGTCTTTTGTTAAGAAAAATTATCAGTCACAACTAGAGTCACAGCTAGAGTTACAGCAGGAGTTACAGCAGGAGTTACAGCAGGAGTTACAGCAGGAGTTACAGCAGGAGTTGCAGCAGGAGAGTTTATATTCTAAAACATTACAAATAGTCGCAGTTAAAACAAGTGCCACCAAAGAAATAGCACTAGCTTTAGGTCAGAAAAGTATATCAGGACAACTCTATCAAATCATAAATCAACTTAAAGAGTCAGATTTAATAGCTTGGACAATTCCTGAAACTCCAAAAAGCTCTAAACAACAATATAAAATAACTAAAAGAGGTATTGCATTTTTGCAACTCCTTTCTAAAAAATAA